A region of the Methanobacterium sp. Maddingley MBC34 genome:
CTGCAATGGAAGTATAGTAAACTGCATCAGAAATCACCGGGACCCTTCCCCATTCGGATTTCCCAGCTATAATGTCCAGAACATATTCTTCTGCCTTCTGAAGTCCTTTTTGAACCTTTTCCTGGCAGTTTTTCTCATCCTGAATGTAGAATATGTTGGGAGGCATTACTATTTCTTTAGCACCTATAGGATCATATCCTTTATTTTTGACTATTTCATGCACTGGCCCCACTATGCCCCCTGAAAATCCGGCCAGGGTGTCCACCATGAAGATCTCCGTGTTCTGGTCAGTCTCGGGTAGTGCCCTGATGAACTTCCAGACGAATTTGTAGGTGGATAGTTCTGCTATGGGAAACCCCAGGCCAATGGTATGCTCTAGATCAACACCTTCCGGGTTTGATTCTTCTATTTTGTGCAGGTTCACCCTGATACCATTCTCCTGGAAGGTTTCCTGCATTTTTTTAACCACAAGTAAGGTGTTACCGGTTCCAGAGAAAAAGTAAAAGTCTACTGTTTCCATTTTCATTTTTCTACCTCTTTTTGGGGATGCCAAAAGAATATTTTATAGCGCCTTTAGGACATGAATCCACACATTTTCCACATAAAATGCATTCAAAGTCATGCATATCTCCACCCAGTACTTTTTCTTTCACATCAAGACTCATTGGGCAGTTTTTACATAATCTGCATTCAGTACACAGTTCTTTGTTGGCTTTCAGGTGAAGTGAGGGCCATCTGAAGAAATTCTTTATTTTGGTTCCAATAATCATGAATGAGGCTATGAAGCAGAAATAATGACAGTTAGCCCTTTTACCTGCAATTATAGCTATTATAATTGTTGTGAAGATGATTCCATAGTAAATAATGTATATGGCTGGTTCTGAAATGGAAACTCCATATTTTGTCATGAATAATGGATCAATGGTGGTTAATCCTCCCGCCATCACCGCCAGGAGGGCTATGGCAGCAACCCAGGGGACAAAAAGGAAATATTTAATCCAGTTATATTTTCCCCCTCTTGTGTTTCCATCGTTTATTGAAAAACAATACTCCTGAACCCCACCAGTAGGACAGGCCCATCCACAGAATGCTCTACCAAAAAATAATGATAATATAAAGAGTGCAGTGAAGGTTAAGAAGCTACCAGTTATTATTCCAAGTGATGCTCCCCACACTATCAAAAATGGAGAAAAATAGAATAGGGTAACTGGGAAGAGTAAAAATGATATGAGTAACGTTGTTTTTCGGATTTTCTGTCTTTTATTATTCATAGTAAACCCCTTTATTCATGGTAACTCTGAACTAGATCTCAA
Encoded here:
- a CDS encoding 4Fe-4S protein (PFAM: 4Fe-4S binding domain), with amino-acid sequence MNNKRQKIRKTTLLISFLLFPVTLFYFSPFLIVWGASLGIITGSFLTFTALFILSLFFGRAFCGWACPTGGVQEYCFSINDGNTRGGKYNWIKYFLFVPWVAAIALLAVMAGGLTTIDPLFMTKYGVSISEPAIYIIYYGIIFTTIIIAIIAGKRANCHYFCFIASFMIIGTKIKNFFRWPSLHLKANKELCTECRLCKNCPMSLDVKEKVLGGDMHDFECILCGKCVDSCPKGAIKYSFGIPKKR